The following coding sequences lie in one Polynucleobacter asymbioticus genomic window:
- a CDS encoding YhdP family protein — protein MLRNIIRTRLQSVLQRRPPGFGGRLRKRALILAGITVAFFVFGHFGVRFILWPQIEKSKPSLERLMSARLGTKVTMDAVQVSWTGIRPKFAIQGLRFNSETTSAPPLFIQSINGQLSWLSFYHLAPYFHEISFDQVQLYAQRDAKGAVSIAGIPIENNTDNFAVENWLLAQTDIEINNAKIFWEDQQSQKLKTSIDIQNVHLSNGIRSHEGQLVVQTPWSPNPIKLQADFVHHLGGQAGNWRDWVGSFSWNFSELNLGQISKDLNLPLYELAGKLNSSGSLKLDGGKTNGGQMSLTADRLRVQLNKGEDPLEFGRLETDLVQDTDGGLNSITTKSLSWRNIDSPATAPLDKLSPITFRWRPPKDGGEIKEFGFSSPKIQVEDIALFALNLPLPKKIHQWIKISEADGELQNLEMNWSESQSALSALPIPGNWFSSNKLDFTVSAKLNDISFTGVNKSMPSASNLSGNLVSNQKQGNFTLDSKNLELGMNDFLSDPEIQLDRAKGEISWSKQKGGWQINAKKMQLSNPEITTNFDLSYLIGAPKQPDQITLDMEFVKAKLATAHRYLPVNIDKETRQFLSKAFEAGDIQNGSLHIKGDPNQIPFPVGTVGELDLHLPISKAIYKPAPLLPKSQGVWQAFSNVSGNIDMKQASLNVVIDKANYKKVVLTNVKSQIPNLSAKNLIVLINGSVEGDGSEILEYLFTSPVGVQQANLAKNLTLKGPVSLGLDLKIPLSGSDDVNFDAKIVLPGNQAQWGEVPPLDNLKGKIRITEINPEFENVTANFLGGAFKISSAPSTAGNSSFSIGGDINAKFIKDYVSGNLKSRAHPALLSAMSGSAKYEGLINFNKAGSQTNLKFDLRNWASSAPAPAKKLVGTPMLGEFNFKIYPASKNNLVRADWSGKLGDQYFIQGNLNSANEVKNALGVGSLAPLPQQGTSLHLASNELDLDQWIEFLGTGKQKIEVKKSDAPEGDIQISAQIKKLTALDRDWIDVNLQSQKKNAVWQLRLNAPQIAGQAQWHPSSGDHPSGLIAGRLARLKLPDQRISPDSINKEDVSQKPPPLKTPVSPNAIPSLDLTIDDLSWTKAKLGAVKIKSKTSQDLLKVESIQINNPQGNSTIKGQWSARTQSATEKSSITVDMNIKDAGQIINHWSNARSVEGGEGTLNASLSWSGPLFSPAYDSLAGNVSLDLTKGRLLEVNTDGAKLLDVLSLQSLFRFATLDLKGSLGNLATKGTSFNSINSNFEVAQGIAQTKQFTMILDQARVAMTGQINVPKETQDLRITIFPTIDATAGSLAAFVINPIIGLGAVVGQYLITNQINRTLQTDYLIQGSWDNPEVIPLDQKGQPLDAKTLETIRTKNLLKEQTKPSSPNSAPANPPINQNLSTQIPG, from the coding sequence ATGCTTCGAAATATTATCCGGACTCGCCTGCAGAGCGTGCTTCAAAGACGTCCTCCAGGTTTTGGCGGTCGCTTGCGAAAGCGCGCCCTCATTCTTGCCGGTATCACCGTGGCTTTTTTTGTTTTCGGCCATTTTGGGGTGCGCTTTATTTTGTGGCCTCAGATCGAAAAATCAAAACCTTCCTTGGAGCGCTTAATGAGCGCTCGCTTAGGCACAAAGGTCACGATGGATGCAGTGCAAGTTTCTTGGACTGGAATTCGTCCGAAATTTGCGATTCAAGGATTGCGCTTTAACAGCGAGACCACATCTGCCCCACCCTTATTTATTCAAAGCATCAACGGGCAACTTAGTTGGTTATCTTTTTATCACCTAGCCCCCTACTTTCATGAGATCTCGTTTGATCAGGTTCAGCTGTATGCTCAACGAGATGCTAAAGGCGCGGTCTCTATTGCCGGAATTCCCATCGAGAACAATACTGACAATTTTGCAGTCGAGAACTGGTTGCTTGCTCAAACTGATATTGAGATTAACAATGCGAAAATTTTTTGGGAAGACCAGCAAAGTCAGAAGCTGAAGACCTCTATTGATATTCAAAATGTCCATCTCAGTAATGGCATTCGCAGTCATGAAGGTCAGCTAGTTGTGCAAACGCCCTGGAGTCCTAATCCAATCAAATTGCAGGCCGACTTTGTACATCACCTTGGTGGACAAGCGGGTAATTGGCGCGACTGGGTTGGAAGTTTTTCATGGAATTTCTCCGAATTAAACCTTGGTCAGATTTCTAAAGATCTCAATCTTCCCCTGTATGAATTGGCTGGCAAGCTCAACTCCTCAGGCAGCCTAAAGCTTGATGGCGGAAAGACCAATGGCGGACAAATGTCTTTAACGGCTGATCGACTCAGAGTGCAGCTAAACAAAGGTGAGGATCCGCTTGAGTTTGGCAGACTAGAGACTGATCTAGTTCAAGATACAGATGGCGGCCTCAATTCCATCACCACAAAATCTTTGTCATGGCGAAATATCGATAGCCCCGCCACCGCCCCCCTAGACAAATTAAGCCCAATTACTTTCCGCTGGCGCCCACCAAAAGATGGTGGCGAGATCAAAGAGTTTGGGTTCTCCTCCCCTAAAATTCAAGTGGAAGATATCGCACTCTTCGCACTGAATCTTCCTCTCCCAAAAAAGATTCATCAGTGGATCAAAATTTCTGAGGCGGATGGTGAGCTACAGAATTTAGAAATGAATTGGTCTGAAAGTCAATCTGCGCTTTCAGCCTTACCAATACCTGGTAATTGGTTTTCTTCCAACAAGCTCGATTTCACCGTCAGCGCAAAGCTTAATGACATTAGCTTCACTGGCGTAAATAAATCAATGCCCTCAGCCTCAAATTTATCTGGCAACTTAGTCAGCAATCAGAAGCAGGGTAACTTCACACTGGATTCCAAAAATCTTGAGTTGGGGATGAATGATTTTTTATCCGATCCTGAAATTCAACTGGATCGCGCAAAAGGTGAGATTAGCTGGTCCAAGCAAAAAGGTGGTTGGCAAATCAATGCCAAGAAAATGCAGCTCAGCAATCCTGAAATTACCACCAACTTTGACCTTAGCTATCTCATCGGCGCCCCTAAGCAGCCCGATCAAATAACACTAGACATGGAGTTTGTTAAAGCCAAACTGGCGACCGCCCATCGCTATCTGCCAGTTAATATTGATAAAGAAACCCGGCAGTTTCTCAGCAAAGCATTTGAGGCAGGAGATATTCAGAATGGCTCCCTTCATATTAAGGGAGACCCCAATCAGATTCCCTTCCCCGTGGGAACGGTTGGTGAGCTTGACCTTCATCTTCCCATTTCTAAAGCAATCTATAAACCAGCACCCTTGCTGCCAAAAAGCCAGGGGGTTTGGCAGGCATTTAGCAACGTCAGCGGCAATATCGATATGAAGCAAGCGAGCCTGAATGTTGTCATTGATAAAGCTAATTACAAAAAAGTGGTTCTGACAAATGTCAAATCACAAATTCCCAATCTCAGCGCGAAAAATCTAATCGTATTAATCAATGGCTCAGTCGAGGGTGATGGCTCCGAAATACTGGAATATTTATTTACATCTCCAGTAGGTGTGCAGCAAGCCAATCTAGCTAAGAACCTCACTTTAAAAGGTCCAGTTAGTCTAGGTCTTGATTTAAAGATTCCTCTATCTGGAAGCGATGATGTCAATTTCGATGCAAAAATTGTCCTTCCAGGAAATCAAGCGCAGTGGGGGGAAGTTCCGCCGCTCGATAATTTAAAAGGCAAGATACGAATCACTGAAATTAATCCTGAGTTTGAAAATGTCACTGCAAACTTCTTAGGTGGCGCCTTTAAGATTTCGAGTGCACCCTCTACAGCAGGAAATTCTAGCTTCAGCATTGGCGGCGATATCAATGCTAAGTTTATTAAAGATTATGTTTCGGGAAATTTAAAGTCTCGTGCTCATCCAGCGCTGCTATCTGCGATGAGCGGATCAGCAAAATATGAGGGCTTGATCAACTTTAATAAAGCAGGAAGTCAGACCAATCTGAAGTTTGATCTACGTAATTGGGCAAGTTCTGCCCCTGCCCCTGCCAAAAAGTTAGTGGGAACCCCCATGCTCGGTGAGTTCAATTTTAAAATTTACCCAGCAAGCAAAAATAATTTAGTGCGTGCCGATTGGTCTGGAAAATTAGGAGATCAGTATTTCATTCAAGGCAATCTAAATTCTGCCAACGAAGTAAAAAATGCACTAGGAGTTGGGTCTTTAGCGCCATTGCCACAACAAGGCACTTCGCTGCACCTTGCAAGCAATGAACTGGATCTCGATCAATGGATAGAGTTTTTGGGGACAGGAAAACAGAAGATTGAAGTGAAAAAATCGGATGCTCCAGAAGGGGATATTCAAATCTCCGCGCAAATTAAAAAATTAACTGCGCTAGATCGTGACTGGATTGACGTCAACCTGCAGTCACAGAAAAAGAATGCCGTCTGGCAGCTGCGCCTGAATGCACCTCAAATTGCCGGTCAAGCTCAATGGCACCCAAGCAGTGGCGATCATCCCAGCGGATTGATTGCCGGAAGACTTGCGCGGCTGAAGCTACCGGATCAACGCATTTCTCCAGACTCGATTAACAAGGAGGATGTCTCTCAAAAGCCACCTCCTCTTAAGACCCCCGTCAGCCCTAACGCGATTCCTAGTTTAGATTTAACAATTGACGACTTGAGCTGGACAAAAGCAAAGCTAGGTGCAGTGAAGATCAAATCCAAAACTAGCCAGGATCTATTAAAAGTCGAGTCTATTCAGATTAACAATCCTCAAGGTAATTCGACAATCAAGGGTCAGTGGAGCGCGCGCACTCAAAGTGCTACCGAAAAGAGTTCGATCACCGTCGATATGAATATCAAAGACGCCGGTCAAATCATTAACCACTGGAGTAATGCAAGGTCTGTGGAAGGCGGGGAAGGAACGCTCAATGCCTCACTTTCATGGTCTGGGCCACTCTTTTCACCAGCCTATGATTCTCTTGCAGGCAACGTTAGTCTTGATCTCACTAAGGGTCGATTACTCGAAGTCAATACTGATGGAGCAAAGTTGCTAGATGTTCTCAGCCTGCAGAGTCTCTTTAGATTTGCGACCTTGGACCTAAAAGGCAGTCTCGGAAACTTAGCCACTAAAGGCACATCATTCAATTCAATTAATAGTAATTTTGAAGTTGCGCAAGGAATTGCACAAACCAAGCAATTCACCATGATTCTCGATCAGGCCCGAGTTGCAATGACCGGGCAGATTAATGTTCCCAAAGAAACTCAAGATTTACGCATCACTATTTTTCCAACAATTGATGCTACAGCCGGCTCATTGGCTGCATTCGTAATTAACCCCATCATCGGCCTGGGTGCGGTAGTTGGTCAGTACCTTATTACCAATCAAATTAATCGAACCTTGCAAACGGATTATTTGATTCAGGGCTCTTGGGATAATCCAGAAGTGATTCCGCTTGATCAAAAGGGCCAACCGCTTGATGCAAAAACGCTAGAGACAATTCGCACTAAAAATCTCTTGAAAGAGCAAACTAAACCCAGCTCACCAAATTCTGCGCCCGCAAACCCGCCCATAAACCAAAATCTTTCTACCCAAATACCAGGCTAA
- the glnE gene encoding bifunctional [glutamate--ammonia ligase]-adenylyl-L-tyrosine phosphorylase/[glutamate--ammonia-ligase] adenylyltransferase, producing the protein MTEFAAQIEFLKQHSSYAQRWLNSRPEWLDWLRLQSLCKVDVAGIRGLLSPCQDALGNSEQDEAQFMADLRLARQRLMLWVAFRDLNGMADLSEVTHALSHFAQETVALSIAYVREDLQRRFGLPWSKVTDSEMPLMVVGMGKLGGLELNLSSDIDLIFLYEHEGDTQGGPKSLSYHEWFTRMGKRLIKLLAEHDANGFVFRVDMRLRPNGDSGPLVCSLDMLEEYLLVQGREWERYAWIKGRLISPLPDSPAFAYCDRELDQLIRPFVYRRHLDYGVIASIRELHAQIQHEAEKRSSNHHGRSRDIKLGRGGIREIEFLAQMFQLMRGGTDPRFRIRPTLEVLELVKQQGILPANEVDDLKSAYVYLRRLEHRIQVWEDQQTHYLPEDEGARTRLAVSMAGPDQLQEQTTFLSKLDKHQAAVAQYFEKAFVLDDAARLDSTSLPVGWGPDGSLFPESAARWLAWSDSSKQRQLPEKSRIIFDNLIRKAADSLQADQPIAISADQTLLRFFDLLEAVARRSAYLSILSEYPQALSNVLALLKASQWGAEYLTRHPHLLDYLLNSRTEKALIEHPEQYWQEVKTTLDVRLDDVMADGDGSEQAMDILRITHHTETFITLLADLGIGVDHELSVEKVSDHLSALADLILQTTFERVWPSVAKKFDLPHDATAPFAVISYGKLGGKELGYASDLDLVFLYQAEETDFAAQEIYALLAKRMINWLTAYTSAGSLFEIDTRLRPNGSAGFLVTNANAFKKYQLREGDNAAWVWEHQALTRARFSAGSVAVGEFFDDVRFEVLSQKRDIDQLRNEILEMRRKVHAGHPNPTPDFDLKHDAGGMVDIEFIVQFLVLAFSNTHPQLIGNLGNIALLRIAGEAGLIQASIARQVGDAYRLLRARQHRLRLDGAEKTRVDLGLEPQLVEVRERVLVLWQEVFLAPSNA; encoded by the coding sequence ATGACCGAATTTGCCGCCCAAATTGAATTCCTCAAGCAGCACTCCAGCTACGCCCAACGCTGGCTGAATTCTCGCCCTGAATGGCTGGACTGGCTTCGCTTGCAGAGCTTATGCAAAGTAGATGTTGCTGGGATTAGGGGTCTATTAAGTCCTTGCCAGGACGCTTTGGGGAATTCAGAGCAAGATGAGGCTCAATTTATGGCAGATTTGAGGCTGGCAAGACAGCGCCTCATGCTCTGGGTTGCCTTCAGGGATCTCAATGGTATGGCTGATCTCAGTGAGGTAACGCATGCCTTGAGCCATTTTGCGCAAGAGACTGTGGCTCTCTCGATTGCTTATGTTCGTGAGGATCTGCAGCGTCGCTTTGGTTTGCCATGGAGCAAGGTCACTGATTCTGAGATGCCTTTGATGGTCGTCGGTATGGGAAAGTTGGGCGGTTTAGAGCTCAATCTTTCTTCTGATATCGATCTCATCTTTTTGTACGAGCATGAGGGCGACACTCAAGGTGGACCCAAAAGCTTGTCTTACCACGAGTGGTTTACTCGAATGGGCAAGCGCTTGATCAAGCTATTGGCAGAGCATGATGCGAATGGTTTTGTGTTTCGGGTGGATATGCGCCTCAGACCTAATGGAGACTCTGGCCCTTTAGTTTGCAGTCTCGATATGCTCGAAGAATATCTATTGGTGCAAGGTCGAGAGTGGGAGCGCTACGCTTGGATTAAGGGCCGGTTGATTTCACCTTTGCCTGACTCCCCAGCCTTTGCTTATTGTGATCGTGAGCTCGATCAATTGATTCGCCCGTTTGTCTATCGCCGTCATTTGGACTACGGCGTGATTGCATCCATTCGTGAATTGCATGCGCAGATTCAACATGAGGCTGAAAAGCGCTCCTCCAATCATCATGGGAGATCTAGAGATATTAAGTTGGGTCGAGGCGGCATCCGAGAAATTGAGTTCTTGGCGCAAATGTTCCAGTTGATGCGAGGTGGAACAGATCCCCGTTTTCGTATTCGACCTACCCTAGAGGTATTGGAGCTTGTAAAGCAGCAAGGAATTTTGCCTGCTAATGAGGTGGATGATCTCAAGTCAGCTTATGTTTACCTGCGTCGCTTAGAGCATCGCATTCAGGTATGGGAAGATCAGCAGACACACTACTTACCTGAAGATGAAGGCGCTCGCACTCGATTGGCGGTGAGTATGGCTGGTCCTGATCAGCTTCAAGAGCAAACTACTTTCTTATCGAAGCTCGATAAACACCAGGCGGCAGTAGCCCAATATTTTGAAAAAGCCTTTGTACTGGATGATGCTGCGCGCCTAGATAGCACCTCATTGCCAGTGGGATGGGGGCCTGATGGCAGTCTGTTTCCAGAGTCAGCAGCTCGGTGGTTGGCTTGGTCTGATAGCTCAAAGCAAAGACAGTTGCCGGAGAAAAGCAGAATTATTTTTGATAACTTGATTCGTAAAGCTGCAGACAGCTTGCAAGCGGATCAGCCTATTGCCATTAGCGCTGATCAGACTTTACTGCGCTTCTTTGATTTGTTGGAGGCGGTTGCTCGGCGAAGTGCTTATCTGTCGATTCTTTCAGAGTATCCGCAGGCGCTATCCAACGTATTGGCCTTACTAAAGGCTTCTCAATGGGGCGCGGAGTATTTAACTCGGCACCCCCATCTATTAGATTACTTACTTAATTCGCGAACTGAGAAGGCGCTGATTGAGCATCCGGAGCAATATTGGCAAGAAGTAAAGACCACCCTAGATGTGCGTCTAGATGATGTGATGGCTGATGGTGATGGCTCAGAACAGGCGATGGATATTTTGCGCATTACCCACCATACCGAAACATTCATTACCTTGTTGGCAGATTTGGGAATTGGTGTTGATCATGAGCTCTCTGTAGAGAAGGTTAGCGATCATTTATCCGCTTTGGCTGACTTGATATTGCAGACTACTTTTGAGCGTGTATGGCCTAGCGTTGCCAAGAAATTTGACTTGCCTCATGATGCAACTGCGCCATTTGCAGTGATTTCCTATGGAAAGTTAGGCGGTAAAGAATTGGGATATGCCTCCGACTTGGACTTGGTTTTTTTATATCAAGCCGAGGAAACGGATTTTGCTGCCCAAGAAATTTATGCCTTACTTGCTAAGCGCATGATTAATTGGTTAACGGCCTATACATCTGCTGGCAGCCTGTTTGAAATTGATACGCGCCTTCGCCCGAATGGCTCCGCAGGATTTTTGGTGACCAATGCGAATGCCTTTAAGAAGTATCAGTTACGTGAAGGGGATAACGCGGCATGGGTTTGGGAACATCAAGCGCTGACGCGCGCACGTTTTTCAGCTGGAAGTGTAGCGGTTGGAGAATTCTTTGACGATGTCCGTTTTGAGGTCTTAAGTCAGAAGCGTGATATTGATCAGTTACGTAATGAAATTTTAGAAATGCGTCGCAAGGTTCATGCTGGGCATCCAAATCCCACTCCCGATTTTGATTTAAAGCATGATGCTGGCGGCATGGTTGATATTGAATTTATTGTGCAATTTTTAGTCCTCGCATTTTCAAATACTCACCCACAGCTGATTGGTAATTTAGGAAATATTGCCCTCCTTCGCATTGCTGGAGAAGCGGGTTTAATTCAAGCTTCAATAGCTCGGCAGGTCGGAGATGCATACCGTTTGCTTCGAGCCCGTCAACATCGCTTGCGTTTAGATGGTGCAGAAAAGACACGTGTAGATTTGGGTCTTGAGCCTCAACTAGTGGAGGTAAGAGAGCGTGTGCTAGTTTTGTGGCAAGAAGTATTTCTTGCCCCCTCGAATGCTTGA
- the tldD gene encoding metalloprotease TldD — translation MRAPEALFPSDWTKPKKQADLLKLAKSILLEPTGLTEQDLHHTFGNMFTHQLDDADLYFQHTRSESWSLEEGIVKSGSFSIDQGVGVRAIYGDKTAFAYSDEINLEALNKAAKSTRVIGPQGGTRAVASKIFTPVSNGLYSDLNPLDSLAPQEKIALLEGIERRAKARDPRIIQVMASLAGEFDVVLVVRADGLLAADVRPLVRVSVHVIAEQNGRRESGSSGGGARHDYHYFNTELINQYVDEAVDGALINLDSRPAPAGPMTVVMGPGWPGVLLHEAVGHGLEGDFNRKGSSAFAGCIGQRVAAKGVTVVDDGTLSGRRGSLNIDDEGTPTQCTTLIEDGILKGYIQDSLNARLMNMPLTGNGRRESFASLPMPRMTNTYMLAGKDDPQEIVASIKRGLYAVNFGGGQVDITSGKFVFSASEAYWVENGKIQYPVKGATIIGSGPESLKQVSMIGNDLKLDGGIGVCGKEGQSVPVGVGQPTLRIDSLTVGGTA, via the coding sequence ATGAGAGCACCAGAAGCATTATTTCCAAGCGATTGGACGAAGCCCAAAAAACAGGCTGACCTTCTCAAGCTAGCTAAATCTATTCTGCTCGAGCCAACCGGCCTCACCGAGCAAGATTTGCATCACACCTTTGGCAATATGTTTACACATCAGCTCGACGATGCTGACCTTTATTTTCAGCATACTCGCAGCGAGAGCTGGAGTCTTGAAGAAGGTATTGTGAAATCTGGCAGCTTCAGTATTGACCAGGGTGTTGGAGTGCGTGCAATCTATGGTGATAAAACAGCCTTTGCTTACTCCGATGAAATTAATTTAGAAGCCCTCAATAAGGCCGCTAAATCTACTCGTGTCATTGGACCTCAAGGCGGTACACGAGCAGTTGCAAGCAAAATATTTACACCCGTCTCAAACGGACTTTATTCAGATTTAAACCCCCTTGACTCACTGGCTCCCCAAGAAAAGATTGCCTTGCTTGAGGGCATTGAGCGTCGCGCAAAAGCACGTGACCCCCGCATCATTCAGGTCATGGCCAGTCTTGCCGGTGAGTTTGATGTAGTGCTCGTGGTAAGGGCAGATGGTTTGTTGGCTGCCGACGTACGTCCGCTGGTGCGGGTATCGGTTCATGTGATTGCCGAACAAAATGGTCGTCGCGAATCCGGCTCATCAGGCGGTGGCGCTCGTCACGATTACCATTACTTCAATACAGAGCTCATTAATCAATATGTTGATGAGGCTGTTGATGGTGCGCTCATTAATTTGGATTCCCGTCCTGCGCCAGCCGGTCCAATGACAGTGGTTATGGGACCAGGATGGCCAGGAGTGTTACTACATGAAGCGGTAGGTCATGGCCTAGAGGGTGACTTTAATCGCAAGGGCTCATCTGCTTTTGCTGGCTGTATTGGACAGCGGGTTGCAGCTAAAGGTGTCACCGTAGTAGATGACGGAACGCTGTCTGGACGTCGAGGCTCGCTCAATATCGATGATGAAGGCACGCCCACTCAATGCACCACCCTGATTGAAGATGGCATTTTGAAGGGCTATATTCAAGATAGTCTAAATGCGCGCCTGATGAATATGCCCCTCACTGGCAACGGCAGACGCGAGAGTTTTGCCTCCCTACCGATGCCCCGCATGACCAATACCTACATGCTCGCTGGCAAAGATGATCCTCAAGAAATCGTGGCCAGCATCAAACGCGGCCTGTATGCAGTGAATTTCGGCGGTGGCCAAGTCGACATTACCAGCGGCAAATTCGTGTTTTCAGCCTCAGAGGCCTATTGGGTTGAAAACGGCAAAATTCAATATCCCGTCAAAGGTGCCACCATCATCGGCAGTGGCCCTGAATCCCTAAAACAGGTCTCTATGATCGGAAATGACCTGAAATTAGACGGTGGCATTGGGGTTTGCGGCAAGGAAGGTCAAAGTGTCCCTGTGGGCGTTGGGCAGCCCACTTTACGTATCGACAGCCTGACTGTCGGGGGAACCGCTTAA
- a CDS encoding carbon-nitrogen hydrolase family protein has protein sequence MPRNSSELSIASIQMVSTPSLNENLEVAARLIKAAADSEAQLAVLPEYFCLMGLKDTDKVKIREAAGSGPIQERLAEMAKENSIYLVAGSIPLEAKESNKVLNTSLVFDPTGKQIARYDKMHLFGFQTEDERYEESETIAAGSQPGKFAISVNEVDWYFGLSICYDLRFPELYRALGQVDCHIIPAAFTYTTGKDHWEILLRARAIENQCYVLSSAQGGLHLNQRRTWGESMLIDPWGDVLSNLPEGEGFIQGKLSKNKLKEVRSKLPALKHRKL, from the coding sequence ATGCCAAGAAATTCCTCTGAACTCAGCATAGCCTCGATACAAATGGTGTCGACCCCTAGCCTCAATGAGAATCTCGAAGTTGCAGCACGTTTAATTAAAGCAGCTGCGGACAGCGAGGCCCAGCTTGCCGTTCTTCCAGAATACTTTTGCTTAATGGGGTTGAAAGATACCGATAAAGTAAAAATCCGGGAGGCAGCAGGATCTGGACCGATTCAAGAGCGTCTTGCCGAGATGGCAAAAGAAAATAGCATTTATCTAGTTGCTGGCAGTATTCCTTTGGAGGCAAAAGAATCCAATAAGGTTCTGAATACCTCTTTGGTATTTGATCCAACGGGGAAGCAAATCGCTCGATACGACAAAATGCATTTGTTTGGCTTTCAGACTGAAGATGAGCGTTACGAAGAATCCGAAACAATTGCTGCAGGCAGCCAACCAGGTAAATTTGCAATCAGCGTGAATGAAGTTGACTGGTACTTCGGCTTAAGCATTTGCTATGACTTACGTTTTCCAGAGCTTTACCGCGCCCTTGGGCAAGTTGATTGCCACATCATTCCGGCTGCTTTCACCTACACTACCGGCAAGGATCATTGGGAGATTCTCTTGCGCGCCCGCGCTATTGAAAACCAGTGCTATGTACTATCTTCAGCTCAGGGTGGCTTACATCTCAATCAACGTCGAACTTGGGGTGAGAGCATGCTAATTGATCCCTGGGGAGATGTATTGAGCAATCTACCTGAAGGGGAAGGTTTTATTCAGGGCAAACTCAGCAAAAATAAATTAAAAGAGGTACGCTCTAAGCTACCGGCACTAAAACACCGCAAGCTTTAA
- a CDS encoding 3-deoxy-7-phosphoheptulonate synthase produces the protein MSQQNTNPANWYAAVDKTSDTDDQRIHNITVLPPPEHLIRFFPISGTPTEALISKTRKKIRDIIHGKDDRLLVIIGPCSIHDPSAAVEYCQRLLAERARFAGELEIVMRVYFEKPRTTVGWKGLINDPYLDESYRIEEGLRIARQVLMEINRLGMPAGSEFLDVISPQYIADLISWGAIGARTTESQVHRELASGLSAPIGFKNGTDGNIKIATDAIQAASRPHHFLSVHKNGQVSIVETKGNKDCHVILRGGKEPNYEAQYVQAACSELEAAKLPASLMVDLSHANSSKKHERQIVVAENIAEQIESGSNQIFGVMIESHLNDGAQKFSPGKDDPSKLEYGKSITDACINWEDSVNVLQRLALAVKNRRKAKK, from the coding sequence ATGAGCCAACAAAACACTAATCCCGCAAACTGGTACGCTGCCGTTGATAAAACGTCAGATACGGATGATCAACGTATTCACAACATTACTGTTCTGCCGCCGCCAGAGCATTTGATTCGCTTCTTCCCAATCTCGGGAACTCCTACTGAAGCACTTATTAGCAAAACGCGTAAAAAGATTCGCGACATCATTCATGGAAAAGATGACCGCCTACTTGTCATCATCGGACCATGCTCGATTCATGATCCCAGCGCAGCGGTTGAGTACTGCCAACGCTTGCTCGCAGAGCGCGCTCGTTTTGCTGGTGAACTCGAAATTGTGATGCGTGTCTATTTTGAAAAACCACGCACGACAGTTGGCTGGAAGGGTTTGATTAACGACCCATACTTAGATGAGAGCTATCGCATTGAAGAAGGTTTGCGTATTGCCCGTCAAGTATTGATGGAAATTAATCGCCTTGGCATGCCGGCTGGCAGCGAATTCTTAGACGTTATTTCTCCACAATATATTGCCGACCTGATTTCTTGGGGCGCGATCGGAGCACGCACAACAGAGAGCCAAGTTCACCGTGAACTCGCATCAGGTCTTTCTGCACCAATCGGATTTAAGAATGGTACTGATGGCAACATCAAGATCGCCACCGATGCGATTCAAGCTGCTAGCCGTCCACACCACTTCTTATCGGTACATAAGAATGGTCAAGTTTCTATTGTGGAAACTAAAGGCAATAAAGACTGTCACGTTATTTTGCGTGGCGGTAAAGAGCCTAACTATGAAGCGCAGTATGTTCAAGCAGCCTGCTCCGAGCTTGAAGCAGCAAAGCTTCCAGCCAGTTTGATGGTTGACTTATCCCATGCGAACTCCAGCAAAAAACATGAGCGTCAAATTGTGGTGGCAGAAAATATTGCCGAACAAATTGAGTCCGGCTCAAATCAAATTTTTGGCGTGATGATTGAGAGCCATTTAAACGATGGCGCACAAAAATTCTCGCCTGGAAAAGATGATCCAAGTAAATTGGAATACGGCAAAAGTATTACTGATGCCTGCATTAACTGGGAAGACTCAGTTAATGTATTGCAACGTCTAGCTTTAGCTGTGAAGAATCGCAGAAAAGCAAAGAAATAA